The Cardiocondyla obscurior isolate alpha-2009 linkage group LG20, Cobs3.1, whole genome shotgun sequence DNA segment TCATCCGAGGGGAAGCGTTGgcgcaaaatataaattggaTTGAAGGACGAAGactttgctcttttttttttttctaaaaaaatttccgtCCCACGCAGACGCGCATCGTTACTTTTACTTCAATTGGCAAgctattgtaaaaattatcatcGAGTGCTCGCGCGCGACCTCGTTTTCCCCGTCGTGCTAGGCCGACGTGCGATATGAAGCGGTGCGTTACGTTAATGCGCGCGCGGCAGCCTTCTTCAAGTCGAGGAAGGATTAAACtaggaggaaagaaaagacgCGGGCCGTGGCATACGGGAAACGGGAGAGATGCGTTTCTGCGCGTCTATCGCGCACGAAGACACGAGGAGCGGTTGCGGGTGTTGCGCTCGTACAGATATTGATCGCTCGGGTCACGCAACAGGCTGCTTGTCAGGACACCACTCGTCAGGTTGTGCTCCAAGGTAGCAACTCGGCTGAAGGACCCTCCGAGTAACCCGCGGAGTCGAAAACccacaataatttattagacgAGGCTATCGCGTCGCGCCGATCGAACGTTACAAAGCCTTTTCGTGCCCGGCCGCGTTCCTTGTGCCGATTCCCGGGCATTTGTCGATTTCTACCCTGACAATTGTTTAACAACGGTCTGTTTTAAGATGATTGTACGCTCAGCGAACAAACAGCGAACGCGAGTAATCTCAAACAAATCAGTCactaagaaaaataaataaataaataaaatataaaaatataaaaaacaccGACGAATATTTGTAGTAACTGTGTTCGTTCGCTAAGAGCTTGTACACACACTTACACGTTCGTCCCTAATCGAGATCTCCTCTCGAGTAAAAGTGAGGAAGATTGCACGAGAATCGTCGGGGGAGATTTTGCAATGCGAAAGATGATATAAAAATCCTCTAATTGCGACGATATTGAAACGGCTTGTTTCTATGCCATTTATATAGGATTATACACGTATACATGAAAAGCGTGGAGGGAATACGAAAAATATCGAGCTTATAATCAGTGTACTGCACACGCACGGATCGATGCAACGTTCGAAATTATCGCTTTGACAAACAATTCGCTCCGTGAATTCCGTACAAATATGAGCGAGCGAATATCTGAAAAGAAGCAACTCGATTTTAAAGCCGTACCCGTTTTACGCATGATCGAAATCGCGCCGATCCTCCGGCGAAGGGAACGATAAGCAGCTCCCTTCCGCGAGACTGAGCTTCGGTTCTCACCTCATCGTTCCGTTCGCATCGCAGTACACGTTTCCATTCAGCTACCATTTTCTCTTCATCTTTCTATCTAGCGCCGAAGCATCCGACTATGTATCCGATTTTTCTGCCTGCAGGTGGAGCGTATCATCTATCTCGAATCTTTTTCATAACTTTATCTAAAATGTACGGcccgatattaaattatcaccTACTAGACGCTGATTAATTAAACCTCCCGGACCCTTTTCTATACCGTGCAATATCGCTGTAATTGCACAGTAATGATTTATTAGGACGATCTGAAACTGCGATTCTTACAGATTTTTCGACTCTacatatttttgataaaataaaaaaagtgttttaataaaatatttatatttctttttaatttaaaaaaatgccaAGAGTTAAGtgaacttttctttttaagtgaGCTTTTGCCTAATATTAACgcaagtattataaaaaataatttaataaagaatccTCATATTATAAGTGGTTTTAGAACAAAGATATATGTGGAGTGTACtatgtttgaaataaaattaaagctgAGCAATCACAGATGATGCAAGTAGCGACCATCTATGTGCTGTTCAGTGAATTAAAGCCGTAGTCGGTAACCCATCTCTTGTGGTAAAGAGCCAGTGCGGCTCTTACAGATGGCAAAGAAATACAAGTTGTATTCTATCtcaaaaatgtaaattaaaaaaagactcACCGTTTCGATGCGCCGTGGCGGAGTTATGCACGTACATCCAAGAGTTGCTGTCCAACTGTTGCTCCGCCAAAGTCCGATGTCTCTCCAAGACCGTCTGCTCCTCTCAGAACATCCAAGAATTGTCGGAAGactttcttcctcttctcgaGTTCGTTGTAATCACTATCACACATCGCGCACAGGTAACACCATCtgtaatgaataaaattcaaattagtTCTCGAATTTAAGTACAATTTAATGTTAGCAATATTTTttggattttattatttaatgttaataatattaataaatttaatttataaataaaaaaattaataaaattaatatcttaccTCACTGTTGCTCCGCCAAAGCCCGTTGTCTTTCCAAGACCGCTTCCTTCTTTCAGGGCATCCAGGATTTGTCGAATtacttttttcctcttctcgaGCTCGTTGTAATCATTATTACAATTCGCACGCAAGTAACACCACCTGTAATGCATAAAATTCGAATTAGTTgtggaatttaattacaatttaatgttagcaatatattttgaaattgattatttaatgttaacaATATCTTACCTCACTGTTGCTCTGCCAAAGTCCGTTGTCTTCCCAAGACCGCCTCCTCCTCTCGGGGTATCCAGGATTTGTCGGATGACTTTCTTACTCTTCTCGAGCTCGTTGTAATCATTATTACAATTCGCACGCAAATAGCCACCATCTGTAAtgcataaaattcaaattagtTCTTGGacataattacaatttaatgttgacaatttaattattgcttgTATAAATCGTTAAACAATTTCGCAATggagttaataaatattacgcgaTTAATGATACTACCGAAGTTGGTGTGCCGTTGCTCGATGTTCTCTTAGGCCGCCGGTGCCTCTCTACAGATCCCGTTAATTTCGCGCAGCACAGATTCTAATTACAATCTCTCACGCTAATTACCGATATAATCACGCGATGCGGCAGTCCCGGCATCGACCGACGTTGATTCTAGTACGATGCGACGAAGCAGTAACGATGTAATGACGacacgatcgcgcggcaaTAAGAGTACTCGACATGGCGCGAATAAGAACGGCGCGAACGTAGTTGCGACGCGGGACGCTCGCGGAGAATCGCGGAGATGTTTCGCCCGCATCACTCATATGAGAGTCTGAAAAGCAGCATTATAATTACCGTATCTGTCTCGCGCGCCTGTTGAATTCATTATATTTAGCAGATAGGACCTCCTGCCGTTATATGTACTGCAAAAAGACGACCGTTGATGCGAGTTCGATCCGCTGCCTGCCCGCGACTGCCCGCAACGTTCCGGAAGAGACGCAGCATGGCGTCGAGCTTCGTTTCCGCGCCGAGTAACACCGTGAGTCGAACCAGCGTCGCCATTTCGTAACGCAAATGGACTGAGTAGTTATCGCGCGACGCCGCAGCAGCGCCTGCGAGGCTCATGTGCGAGAAGATGGTTAGGAACTTTCGCCACGCCGGCCGCCTCGCTACTAGGGTGGCGAACGTGCGTACCGTAAAACGTGTGCGTTGTAAGCGGCGGGGGAGGGGCGGGGGGGAGGACGTGTAATCGCCAAGTGGTCGCGCGCTCGAAACTGCAGGGGCCAACGCGGACCCTGGAGTCGAGGGGCCTGGACGGTGGGAGGTAGTGCTGCTAAGTGCGCTCGTTGATGCCGCGATGGTGAGCTGAGGGCCGATACCGGGGCAATGGCGAAAGTCGTGAGAGGGTCCGACTCGGTGCCCCCAGTTTTGTCATGCGAGCATTGCGTTAACCAGACATTCAAACAGGTTCAAGATTTCGTTAGGTGGGTCCATCTGCTCGACACCAGTCAGTTACTATGCTCTGCTTTGTTCAATTACCGCAGGGCAACACCTTTCTTATAATCTATCAGCTGTTCGGAGACATGTCTTTGAAGTGGCATGAGCATTTATGTGTTGTCAGTAGTTGTCAAACGATTTAGAGAAAACGATTATGATAtacgttaaaatattcatacggGGTTAATAAGTATACGTATGCATtattttgttggttttttTAGGCACTTGAGAGATCAACATTGTTCCAGAGAAGGTGGATCTTTCGTCTGCCTTTATGGTTATAATGGAGTATGCACTAGTCTTCCCGTGGAAGGTGTTTCTGACAAGGATTATATAGCACACGCCACCAAGCACGCAGTTATGCAACAACAGAGAAAGAGCAATGGTCAGTTATCTGAGGCAGGTACTTCATGGACTGTGTACTCTGCAGTGCAAAATCTCCCTGCTGTATTAAATGATCCATTCAAAGGAAAGCAGACTAACTTTTTGACCCGCACTTGGGGAGATGGATTTGTAGAGAAAGTTGACATTCCGAAAAGTCCATATCTTCCTGAGGTCACAATACAACATTTTGAGATGTATCTCAAAAAAATTGCAAGggtaatataatacttttttaataatttgcaataatttttttttcctctaatgcatttaatattttaacaatgaatctatatattctatattttaatatttatttttccagaGATATCGAAAACATTCGCGTATGAATTCAAATGTCAATAGGCCAACTACTCCAAATGAATTGCTGCAAAATTTTCCTAATCTTAAGAAGGTGAAATCATTAGGTAagattattgtaattatatattattataattaatataaaagtgaTATAATCtttttgtcattaaaaattgcaatttgtttttttttttattttagatcgCCTGCAATTTGATTTAGCTAATATTCCAAAGATTTTCTTAGTCCCGAATTTAGACCTTTCACAAAAAGATAACTTTGATGCTGTGTTTCCATTTGCAAAAGATGGTCTTTTAACTGAAGACTGCAATATTGTTATGAATGTAAAACAAATGCAAGAAAAGGTATGACTtgatgcaaattaattaaagaataaaaacatAGATTTTACAAATCTTTCTatcaacattattttttaaatctatacTGATATAGCTCAGCCATTACTTGGATGTTGTGGAAGTACGAATAGCAGAGCAAGTTGCATCTAAATCCCAAGCCTTCTTCCACGCAATGACATCCCATGATGTGCTTATGGAACAGCTCACTCAAACAATTACAGTTTTGAAAGCACttaggaaaaatattaatgaagtTGATAAGCATCTAGTCAAGGAttctttacaaattttacggtaagtttttaagcaatattttttattattacatatttttataacttgttcaaagtttaaaaagaaagttctttcaattttaattttttaaataaattaaatatttatttaacttagAATCTGTTCTTTTCATTTAGCTTGGAACGTGTTAGGTCTAATAGATTGTTGGTtcatcaaaaattaaaacttatggCGACCGTGCATCAAAGTCAACCTATGATACAATTACTGTTATCTACACCAGATTATGTTGCAGCATTAGATCTTATTTCAACGACACAAGAAATTCTTTTGCAGGAATTAAACGGCATACACAGTTTCAGGTATGGAATTTTGAAGGGAatagttttacatttaactatttgtttgaaatatttttgttattataaaaataattagattaaaacGTGTATAATTATACGTTTATATGATTTAGACATTTAAGTTCTCAACTAACCGAGATGGAGAAGCTTGTGGACAAGATGCTTTCGACTGAGTTTCAAAGATACGCAACGGCGGATCTTAATAGACCGTTAAGTGATGAGAATACCGTTTTAGATGGCGTAAGTACGAACGCGATATTATGTCGCATTATATTTCGAGTttatactaaatatattttacgaaatattatttgtatgaATATATAGGATAAGCTGATCTCCATAATTTCTGGTTTACTACGTCaaaaacattttcaatttGTGGACACGTACAAAGAGGAAGCTGTAACCACTATAAGAGCTTTAACAAAGCAACGAGTGATAGAGGCTCTAGCGGCAAGCGATTGCTGTAGCGATCAGCAAGCGGCAGCTCTGGAAGTCGGAGGTCTCTCTTTGACGGAAAGATTAACTTTGCTTCACAATACTATACAGTCTTtcacgtttcttttattacgagttaaggtatataatatttaatattaaattttatgaagaAGATAAAGAGGAGTTCATACAAAATGTTttgtgaatttaattatttttattaggcAGTTCATGATGTAATGAGAGACACCGCGGACTTGTCGGCGGGACGCTTATGTGACGGCACGTTTGACGAATCAGTACCTGATCGATTATTAACTCGAGAGGAGCACTCGCGAGTGATCACTAAACTCGGTGATATGATTACTTCTACATGTGATTACTGTCACGAGCGAATGGGAAATCTACTTTCAGCTGGGAAcgagaaagataaatttaacaatgatAAAGACAAGATAATTGCTGATgtttcgataaataaattagaagatAAAGAATGTCAGACATGGAATGACAAGAGCTCTTGGTTGAGCGAAAAAGCAACGACCGCTCAAGTTTGCCAGTTGGCTAATATGGTCGAAGAATTCACGTACGCTTGCGAGAAACTTTGCGGCAAGCAATGTACCGCATTACGATCAGCATTTAAGGTAATCATtgttcgttaaaaataattgtacaaaaattatttgttcgttaaattaacttttcaaCTCGTGTATCatttataatgtttaatttacagGCACAAGCTAGTAAATTTGTACAACGCTTTCACAATGAACGTAAAACTAAATTGACATTATTATTGGAATCTGAGAGATGGAAACAAGCTGATGTACCATTAGAATTTCAATCATTAGTTACGTAtgtatacgaaaaaaaatgtttaccgCTCAAAATACCCACATGCGAGGATGATACAAAAAATGACAgtgtagaaaattttattatggtTGGCGATGAAAAATTCGCCGTTGTTGGAACTGCCTTGATGCTAGTGCAGATGATACACGAATACTGCAGGTAAAGTCAgattataaagaattttttataaattttgtacaatataatatacatcATACACAGAGTGCGCACGTTGCGTGCATCATTTACTTGTTTTTTCTACggtaaaaaaaactgttttatatttcataatttttactaataaactatgaatgtttaatatatatttaaaagaaagcgACAATGATTTCGATTTAATACGGTTTTTTAAAGATAGGataatatatgatttttttttaggactGGCAGTGAATTAGTTGCCCTATCCGGAACTATCGGAAGACAACTAGCTGAATTATTGAGACATTATAATTCTCGATGTTGTCAACTAGTTTTAGGTGCAGGCGCAATGCAAGTTGCAGGTTTAAAAACCATCACGAGCACGATCCTCGTATTAGCGGCACGAAGTCTTAAGCTCATATTATGGCTTATGCCTTTTGTCAAGGCACACTTTCAAGGTAATCTTAATAAACCAAATCtttcttttacatataattaaaaaatatgatctTTAGTAAGGAATGCAATAccaaatgtataaatattcatttaataatctatatactttaatgcatttaatttttagcacTTTCGGAACAAAATCCGAGTCGAGGATTCGGCGCGTCTGGTATTAGTGGAGGAGTAGCTTTATTAGATAGCGTTGAAAGAGATATTCGCGCGCACGTTCGTGAAATCGAAGGAAAAATTCTTACTATCGTAGACAATTTGTTAGGTGGACAAATATCAAAGTGGACAGCAAGACCCCCGGTGCCATCCAAATCTTTTAGGAATATTTCTAGGTAAGAGATTTCAGTATCGATTATGATttctaattttctatttttctatctatttttcttttaatttaattttaatttatagttaCCTAATGAAACTTCATGAAGCCGTTTCTGGAATTTTGCCTACCGTCGAAGTACAATCTCTTTACCGCACGGTAAACTCATCTTTCAAGGAGAAGCTTAGGGAGCAGCTGGTTAAAATGAATATAGTGAATAACGGTGGTCCGCAACACGGCGTGGTTACATCGGAACTTACGTTTTATCTCGAAGCCTTAAGACAATTAAAAGTTCTACCGAGTGAAGAGTTAAATGACGATTGGATGAGTGATATATGGACTAGATAACATGCAGAGCGCGTGATATATTGCATTATAGAAGCAATGAAATATTATCGAAAGAGGTGACTAAACAAAATCTGAACATTTGTCTTCCGTTTTGTtattcattatatttaaaatatgaaacacATGATAAAGTACTCACTGGTTATCTGATGATAGATTTCATGAAAGAAATATCATTTATGACGAACTTTAAACATTACGAGCACTTTATTGTTAAATCATTATTtgttaacataatttattgaaatgtaTGCACTGTTCGTTCTAagttccttaaaaaaaaaaaaagaaaaaaaaatgtagaataatattaatatttttcgcaatttgtAGCCATAATGTACGATTCTTGTGTCGTTAATTATATGGAAGACACGTGTTTTAATTCTGTAGTTACTATTTTTAAGTATGCAGttgcatataataatttataaaacgttgAGTCTTGTCacgaattaaaagatatttcatTCCTGATTTTATCTAGTCCGAGTTGTACAaaatgtacactgaaaggcagaAGAACGCGCTCCACTActttttcccccctcgttTTCTCGATCCCTTCTTCCCTCGTCTGCCtaaagtcacgtacgctagccgctatcgccgcagcaaatgccatatctgtctttcagtgTATACGCAATCAAGATACATTAAAAGGTTGATTTGtttcaaagtaaaaatttctGAACGCGTGTTATGCGCCATGATCCAACGGAGACATGTTAGTACATTATAAATCTCTGGAAACGTTTTTTACATAACGAAGAAATCGAAACCGATTGAAAAGTGTTCAGTGCTAATTATTACAAGAACACTTTATAGATTTCTTTAACAAGACTGATGACCCTCCGTTTGATCATTGCGCATATAGTTACAGCGTTATACAGAAGAATGATTAATGTagaagtaaattatatattatatgtactATCGTGCATAATATATTCTGagtataaacataaaaaaaaaagagaaaaaaattaacgatactgcaattttctaattttcagacggtatattatttaaataagtatCCCGAAATGCCTACGAAATTTTTAACTCAAGACTGGATATCGATAGGAACTAATTGTTCATTACCCATTTCTAAACGGCTATGTGAAAGATAAACCGTTGTGCAATGCGTTCTACGTTTAACTATagcaatttgcaaatttatatcgctAACGGGAATTGGGCTT contains these protein-coding regions:
- the Scat gene encoding vacuolar protein sorting-associated protein 54 isoform X1, with product MAKVVRGSDSVPPVLSCEHCVNQTFKQVQDFVRHLRDQHCSREGGSFVCLYGYNGVCTSLPVEGVSDKDYIAHATKHAVMQQQRKSNGQLSEAGTSWTVYSAVQNLPAVLNDPFKGKQTNFLTRTWGDGFVEKVDIPKSPYLPEVTIQHFEMYLKKIARRYRKHSRMNSNVNRPTTPNELLQNFPNLKKVKSLDRLQFDLANIPKIFLVPNLDLSQKDNFDAVFPFAKDGLLTEDCNIVMNVKQMQEKLSHYLDVVEVRIAEQVASKSQAFFHAMTSHDVLMEQLTQTITVLKALRKNINEVDKHLVKDSLQILRLERVRSNRLLVHQKLKLMATVHQSQPMIQLLLSTPDYVAALDLISTTQEILLQELNGIHSFRHLSSQLTEMEKLVDKMLSTEFQRYATADLNRPLSDENTVLDGDKLISIISGLLRQKHFQFVDTYKEEAVTTIRALTKQRVIEALAASDCCSDQQAAALEVGGLSLTERLTLLHNTIQSFTFLLLRVKAVHDVMRDTADLSAGRLCDGTFDESVPDRLLTREEHSRVITKLGDMITSTCDYCHERMGNLLSAGNEKDKFNNDKDKIIADVSINKLEDKECQTWNDKSSWLSEKATTAQVCQLANMVEEFTYACEKLCGKQCTALRSAFKAQASKFVQRFHNERKTKLTLLLESERWKQADVPLEFQSLVTYVYEKKCLPLKIPTCEDDTKNDSVENFIMVGDEKFAVVGTALMLVQMIHEYCRTGSELVALSGTIGRQLAELLRHYNSRCCQLVLGAGAMQVAGLKTITSTILVLAARSLKLILWLMPFVKAHFQALSEQNPSRGFGASGISGGVALLDSVERDIRAHVREIEGKILTIVDNLLGGQISKWTARPPVPSKSFRNISSYLMKLHEAVSGILPTVEVQSLYRTVNSSFKEKLREQLVKMNIVNNGGPQHGVVTSELTFYLEALRQLKVLPSEELNDDWMSDIWTR
- the Scat gene encoding vacuolar protein sorting-associated protein 54 isoform X2 encodes the protein MSIYVLHLRDQHCSREGGSFVCLYGYNGVCTSLPVEGVSDKDYIAHATKHAVMQQQRKSNGQLSEAGTSWTVYSAVQNLPAVLNDPFKGKQTNFLTRTWGDGFVEKVDIPKSPYLPEVTIQHFEMYLKKIARRYRKHSRMNSNVNRPTTPNELLQNFPNLKKVKSLDRLQFDLANIPKIFLVPNLDLSQKDNFDAVFPFAKDGLLTEDCNIVMNVKQMQEKLSHYLDVVEVRIAEQVASKSQAFFHAMTSHDVLMEQLTQTITVLKALRKNINEVDKHLVKDSLQILRLERVRSNRLLVHQKLKLMATVHQSQPMIQLLLSTPDYVAALDLISTTQEILLQELNGIHSFRHLSSQLTEMEKLVDKMLSTEFQRYATADLNRPLSDENTVLDGDKLISIISGLLRQKHFQFVDTYKEEAVTTIRALTKQRVIEALAASDCCSDQQAAALEVGGLSLTERLTLLHNTIQSFTFLLLRVKAVHDVMRDTADLSAGRLCDGTFDESVPDRLLTREEHSRVITKLGDMITSTCDYCHERMGNLLSAGNEKDKFNNDKDKIIADVSINKLEDKECQTWNDKSSWLSEKATTAQVCQLANMVEEFTYACEKLCGKQCTALRSAFKAQASKFVQRFHNERKTKLTLLLESERWKQADVPLEFQSLVTYVYEKKCLPLKIPTCEDDTKNDSVENFIMVGDEKFAVVGTALMLVQMIHEYCRTGSELVALSGTIGRQLAELLRHYNSRCCQLVLGAGAMQVAGLKTITSTILVLAARSLKLILWLMPFVKAHFQALSEQNPSRGFGASGISGGVALLDSVERDIRAHVREIEGKILTIVDNLLGGQISKWTARPPVPSKSFRNISSYLMKLHEAVSGILPTVEVQSLYRTVNSSFKEKLREQLVKMNIVNNGGPQHGVVTSELTFYLEALRQLKVLPSEELNDDWMSDIWTR